A single genomic interval of Candidatus Binataceae bacterium harbors:
- a CDS encoding ArsC/Spx/MgsR family protein, whose product MLRARGVEFDIVEYLKTPLHRTALEHIVAILDTSAAELVRKDRRFEELGLKAADYVSAEAVVALLLKHPELMQRPIVVKGGKAVIARPPERLLPLIGVVN is encoded by the coding sequence TTGCTCCGCGCGCGGGGTGTCGAGTTCGACATCGTCGAGTACCTCAAGACTCCGCTCCATCGCACCGCGCTCGAGCATATCGTCGCGATACTCGATACGTCGGCCGCCGAACTGGTGCGCAAGGATCGCCGCTTCGAGGAGCTGGGATTGAAGGCCGCCGACTACGTTTCGGCCGAGGCCGTGGTCGCGCTGCTGCTCAAGCATCCGGAACTCATGCAGCGTCCGATAGTGGTCAAGGGGGGCAAGGCGGTAATCGCCCGTCCGCCCGAGCGTCTGCTGCCGCTGATCGGGGTGGTAAATTAG
- the rpmB gene encoding 50S ribosomal protein L28: protein MRTCEICGKRPSVGNNVSHANNKTKRRWLPNLQEVRAADGGGVKRILVCTRCVRSGRVTKAAPAAQARHGAASAAGRR from the coding sequence ATGCGAACCTGTGAAATTTGCGGCAAACGCCCTTCCGTGGGCAACAACGTAAGCCACGCCAACAACAAGACCAAGCGCCGATGGCTGCCGAATTTGCAAGAAGTGCGCGCGGCCGACGGCGGCGGCGTCAAACGGATCCTGGTCTGCACGCGATGTGTGCGCAGCGGCCGCGTGACCAAGGCCGCCCCGGCGGCGCAGGCGCGCCACGGGGCCGCATCCGCCGCCGGGCGGCGCTGA